In Humulus lupulus chromosome 6, drHumLupu1.1, whole genome shotgun sequence, a single genomic region encodes these proteins:
- the LOC133785271 gene encoding uncharacterized protein LOC133785271, whose translation MYKLTVKLKRLKQILKCINIEGFHDIHKAEMIAKEELVVLQEKVNKDPQDSRLLIEEQLARDKYAKVYKAYSLFLAQKAKISWAKNGDENTAIFHASLREAFLQYYQQLLGSEMQNRHRVKKCIINLGPKISELHSSRLETEYTAQEIIEAIFSIPGLKAPGPDGRILKAINTTTITLIPKSSCPRSGGFVHGRYIAHNIMVCRDLVRLYGRSNCKSSCMIKIDLRKAYDTIEWGFIEEMLKAFDFPQTFSDLIMACVTTPMFSLLLNGSLQGFFASKRGLRQGDPISPLLFVLGLEYLSRIMCKVGSLPGFKYHNKCSNLKLNHLCFPDNLLIFCNGDFVSIMLMLRGLKLFSSSSGLLPNSEKSAITIMECLML comes from the exons ATGTATAAGCTGACAGTAAAACTTAAGCGTTTGAAGCAAATTCTTAAGTGCATTAATATAGAAGGATTTCATGATATTCACAAAGCAGAAATGATTGCTAAGGAGGAGCTGGTGGTTTTGCAGGAAAAAGTGAATAAAGATCCCCAGGATTCTCGTTTACTGATTGAGGAACAATTGGCTCGGGACAAATATGCTAAAGTATACAAGGCTTATTCTCTCTTCTTAGCTCAGAAAGCAAAAATTTCTTGGGCTAAAAATGGTGATGAAAACACAGCAATCTTTCATGCTTCTCTGAGG GAAGCTTTTTTACAGTATTATCAGCAGCTCCTTGGCTCTGAGATGCAGAACAGGCACCGGGTGAAGAAATGTATTATCAATCTTGGGCCAAAAATTTCTGAGTTGCATTCCAGCAGACTTGAAACCGAGTACACAGCTCAGGAGATCATAGAAGctatattttctatccctggtTTGAAGGCTCCAGGCCCGGATG GAAGAATTCTTAAGGCAATTAATACGACTACCATTACACTTATTCCTAAGAGCAGTTGTCCGCGAAGT GGGGGTTTTGTACATGGAAGATACATTGCCCATAATATCATGGTGTGTCGGGATTTGGTGAGATTATATGGGCGAAGCAATTGCAAATCTAGCTGTATGATAAAGATTGACTTAAGGAAAGCATATGACACAATAGAATGGGGGTTCATTGAAGAGATGCTCAAGGCTTTTGATTTTCCTCAAACTTTTTCAGATTTAATAATGGCGTGTGTAACAACTCCCATGTTTTCCTTGCTCCTCAATGGTTCGTTACAGGGGTTCTTTGCATCAAAAAGAGGACTTAGACAAGGGGATCCCATCTCCCCCTTGTTGTTTGTTCTTGGTTTGGAATACTTGTCCCGAATTATGTGTAAGGTGGGATCTTTACCTGGGTTCAAGTACCATAATAAATGCTCAAATTTGAAGTTGAATCACTTATGTTTTCCAGACAATCTGCTTATTTTTTGCAATGGAGATTTTGTTTCAATTATGCTTATGTTGAGGGGCTTGAagttattctcttcttcttcgggTTTGCTCCCTAACTCTGAGAAATCTGCAATTACTATCATGGAATGCCTAATGCTGTAG